From the genome of Thermogutta terrifontis, one region includes:
- the atpC gene encoding ATP synthase F1 subunit epsilon — MAGLRCIVVTPERKVLEETADAVTVPLPDGELGIYPLHAPLIGRLGAGELRVRQGEKLRRFYVEGGFVEVLNDVVSVVTTRALTVRELAPDVLHQQLEQVIQTRAAGDEAIAERNAQAARLRAMLRIARRGE, encoded by the coding sequence ATGGCTGGGCTCCGCTGCATCGTTGTCACGCCCGAGCGAAAAGTGCTGGAAGAAACAGCCGATGCCGTAACCGTCCCCCTGCCGGATGGAGAGCTGGGGATTTATCCCCTCCATGCGCCGCTTATTGGCCGGCTGGGCGCAGGCGAGCTGCGCGTGCGACAGGGGGAGAAACTCCGTCGGTTTTATGTGGAAGGCGGCTTCGTGGAAGTCCTGAATGATGTCGTGTCCGTTGTGACGACGAGGGCCCTCACCGTTCGGGAACTGGCCCCCGATGTACTCCATCAGCAATTGGAGCAGGTCATCCAGACCCGTGCTGCCGGTGATGAAGCCATCGCCGAGCGGAATGCCCAGGCGGCTCGGTTGCGGGCCATGCTCCGCATCGCGCGACGGGGAGAGTGA
- the atpB gene encoding F0F1 ATP synthase subunit A: MGMDIAVAGEHVKDATSFHFPFGYHVELPLLDFGTLRLGALDLPVLGHIPAVEIPLRLQLTKFMVLELIVAVLMVLIFVPLAWRLRGGRPPRGRFVTFFDVILCYIRDQVARPAIGKHEADRYLPFLWNLFFFILFCNLMGLLPWAGSPTGTLSVTGALAVLTFAMVVGAGIQEHGLAGYVKSLVPHMELKGVLGIILKLMLWVIEFAGLCIKHAVLAVRLMANMFAGHLVLAVILSFIAAVANFWLILWFGVTIASVAGQIALMMLELFVAFLQAYIFTFLAALFIGMSIHAH, from the coding sequence ATGGGCATGGATATTGCGGTAGCCGGGGAACATGTAAAGGACGCCACGTCCTTTCACTTTCCTTTCGGCTATCATGTCGAATTGCCGCTGCTGGATTTTGGCACCCTGCGATTGGGTGCGCTTGATTTGCCGGTGCTGGGTCACATTCCGGCAGTGGAGATCCCCCTTCGGCTTCAGCTCACAAAGTTCATGGTGCTGGAGCTGATTGTGGCGGTGCTTATGGTCCTTATATTTGTTCCGCTCGCCTGGCGGTTGCGCGGGGGAAGACCACCGCGAGGCCGCTTTGTGACGTTTTTTGATGTCATTTTGTGCTACATTCGTGACCAGGTGGCCCGACCCGCCATCGGTAAGCACGAGGCGGACCGATACCTGCCATTTCTGTGGAATCTGTTCTTTTTCATTCTGTTTTGCAATTTGATGGGTTTGTTGCCTTGGGCGGGGTCACCGACCGGCACCCTCAGTGTCACAGGGGCCCTAGCGGTGCTGACTTTCGCGATGGTCGTTGGGGCGGGCATTCAGGAACACGGGCTGGCGGGATATGTGAAAAGCCTCGTGCCGCACATGGAGCTGAAAGGGGTTCTGGGGATTATCCTCAAGCTCATGCTCTGGGTGATTGAGTTTGCTGGTCTGTGTATCAAGCATGCTGTGTTGGCCGTGCGTCTCATGGCCAACATGTTCGCCGGTCATTTGGTGCTGGCGGTGATCCTGAGTTTCATTGCGGCGGTGGCCAACTTTTGGCTGATTCTTTGGTTCGGAGTGACGATTGCCAGCGTCGCTGGGCAGATTGCATTGATGATGCTGGAGCTGTTCGTGGCGTTCCTTCAGGCGTACATTTTTACCTTCCTGGCAGCCCTGTTTATTGGGATGTCGATACATGCCCATTGA
- a CDS encoding AtpZ/AtpI family protein: MGEPSRNPRDEGDTRASWARGYAIGMQIVGIAMELVIPSIAGFYLDRRVGTLPLFTLLGTALGIAVGTMSFVQFFYKNLSQSSRDNRRELDRSDRR; this comes from the coding sequence TTGGGTGAGCCGTCACGCAATCCTCGTGACGAGGGGGATACCAGGGCGTCCTGGGCGAGGGGATACGCCATTGGGATGCAGATCGTGGGAATTGCGATGGAGTTGGTGATCCCCAGCATTGCGGGTTTTTATCTCGACCGGCGGGTGGGGACGCTACCGCTCTTTACCCTTTTGGGCACAGCTTTGGGGATCGCAGTCGGGACGATGAGCTTTGTTCAGTTTTTCTACAAGAATCTGTCCCAATCGAGTAGAGATAATCGTCGAGAACTGGATCGATCAGACCGGCGTTAG
- a CDS encoding DUF4912 domain-containing protein: MITVAELSLHTVKDLAEMARKKGIPRWHAMRKQELIQALVEAARKEARQKKNRLKKATTSNQRRSTSKTSSSAKTSGSNGKPQKSSSRKTTVKAESSSTSNRSKGSSKASEKTSVVKKTVATAPPSPELQKTLHEWKDELIDSKDLAATSNGDITPAKDRLILMVRDPYWLQAYWEISRQSVERARVALSQNWYLARPLLRLWEVRRDGISHSERVFVKDIEIHGRVNNWYINVDNPPRSFEVDIGYATPDRKFFCLARSNIVSTPHAASTGSELDWSALADEFERIYALSGGYDDTTDTSELREVLEDRLRRPLGGSVIQRLGAGVEGQAEPRSNFRFFVDAELVVFGQIQPGYHVSIRGEPVTVCADGTFSIRLPLPDRRHVLPIVGQSPDGTEQRTVVLAVERNTKVMEPLHKDHEPAV; the protein is encoded by the coding sequence GTGATCACCGTTGCGGAACTCAGCCTTCACACGGTCAAGGACCTGGCTGAAATGGCCAGGAAAAAAGGCATCCCTCGTTGGCATGCCATGCGGAAACAGGAACTCATCCAGGCCCTCGTGGAAGCCGCTCGCAAGGAAGCCCGCCAAAAGAAAAATCGCTTAAAAAAGGCCACCACCTCCAATCAACGTCGATCCACCAGCAAAACGAGTTCTTCCGCCAAAACGTCCGGGTCCAACGGTAAGCCTCAAAAAAGTTCCAGCCGCAAAACAACGGTCAAAGCCGAATCCTCTTCCACCTCCAACCGTTCCAAAGGATCTTCAAAAGCCTCTGAAAAAACCAGTGTTGTCAAAAAAACGGTGGCCACGGCACCGCCATCACCAGAGTTACAGAAAACCCTTCACGAATGGAAGGATGAACTCATCGACAGCAAGGATCTGGCGGCCACCTCAAATGGCGACATAACCCCCGCTAAAGACCGTCTTATTTTGATGGTTCGTGATCCCTACTGGCTCCAGGCCTACTGGGAAATCTCCCGGCAAAGCGTGGAACGGGCACGTGTCGCGCTTTCCCAGAACTGGTACCTTGCCAGACCTCTCCTCAGGCTCTGGGAAGTGCGTCGGGATGGCATCAGCCATTCCGAGCGGGTGTTTGTGAAGGATATCGAAATTCACGGGCGTGTCAATAACTGGTATATCAATGTGGACAACCCACCACGGTCGTTCGAGGTGGACATTGGATATGCCACGCCCGACCGAAAGTTCTTCTGTCTGGCGCGGAGCAACATCGTGAGCACCCCCCACGCTGCGAGTACCGGCAGCGAATTGGACTGGAGTGCTCTGGCGGACGAATTCGAACGGATCTATGCCCTTAGCGGTGGGTATGACGACACCACCGACACGAGCGAGTTGCGTGAGGTCCTTGAGGATCGCCTGCGACGACCACTTGGCGGGTCGGTCATCCAGCGGCTCGGGGCCGGCGTGGAAGGTCAGGCTGAACCCCGGAGCAACTTCCGCTTCTTTGTGGACGCAGAGCTCGTCGTCTTCGGTCAGATTCAGCCGGGATACCATGTTTCCATCCGCGGAGAACCCGTTACCGTGTGCGCCGACGGCACGTTCTCCATCCGATTACCGCTTCCCGACCGACGACACGTGCTGCCCATCGTAGGACAGAGTCCCGATGGAACGGAGCAGCGGACAGTCGTTTTGGCCGTCGAACGAAACACGAAGGTGATGGAGCCCCTTCACAAGGATCACGAACCGGCTGTCTGA
- the atpF gene encoding F0F1 ATP synthase subunit B, with the protein MVKQMSKWAALAMIALALGLGMKSAPMAWGAEAGGHGGESSVAEAVNPLDFRQDLALWTAVVFVGVLVVLRTFAWKPIARALDQREDHIRREIEDAERANAEAKRLLSEYQAKLGQAENEIRAMIEKAKQEAQQVGQSLIDKARQEAEEEYRRKLEEIERATERALQELAQRGAALAVDLAGKLVAARLDPTAHARMIEQAMEAISRQRPPGLN; encoded by the coding sequence ATGGTCAAACAGATGAGCAAATGGGCCGCACTGGCGATGATTGCTCTCGCCCTGGGTTTGGGGATGAAGAGTGCCCCGATGGCCTGGGGGGCAGAGGCAGGCGGTCACGGCGGAGAGTCCTCGGTTGCGGAAGCCGTCAATCCGCTTGACTTTCGGCAGGATCTGGCGCTTTGGACGGCGGTGGTCTTTGTGGGGGTTCTGGTGGTGCTGCGGACATTCGCATGGAAGCCGATTGCCCGGGCCCTCGATCAGCGCGAAGACCACATCCGCCGGGAAATTGAGGATGCCGAACGGGCAAATGCCGAGGCGAAACGCTTGCTGAGCGAATACCAGGCCAAGCTGGGGCAGGCGGAAAACGAAATTCGCGCGATGATCGAGAAGGCCAAACAGGAAGCCCAGCAGGTTGGTCAGTCGCTCATCGATAAGGCCAGGCAGGAGGCGGAAGAAGAGTATCGGCGCAAGCTGGAGGAGATTGAGCGGGCGACGGAGCGTGCCTTGCAGGAATTGGCCCAGCGTGGGGCGGCGTTGGCCGTGGATTTGGCGGGGAAGCTGGTGGCCGCTCGGCTCGATCCCACCGCTCACGCTCGAATGATTGAGCAGGCCATGGAAGCCATCAGCCGTCAGCGGCCTCCGGGATTGAATTGA
- the atpE gene encoding ATP synthase F0 subunit C: MNKWLIAIALGLMMWSGGTMAMAEEAAAPAQEQTAQAQQVQEAKGANRFSIFFGGAFGAGLIILGAGFGIGKIGAAAVESMSRQPEVAGNIQTAMIVSAALIEGVTFFALIVCLIALFFTG; this comes from the coding sequence GTGAACAAGTGGCTGATTGCAATCGCATTGGGGTTAATGATGTGGTCCGGTGGGACGATGGCGATGGCGGAAGAGGCCGCCGCGCCGGCTCAGGAGCAGACAGCTCAGGCCCAGCAGGTTCAGGAAGCCAAAGGCGCGAACCGGTTTTCCATCTTCTTCGGGGGGGCCTTCGGTGCGGGATTGATTATCCTGGGAGCGGGTTTCGGCATTGGTAAGATTGGTGCCGCGGCAGTCGAATCGATGTCTCGTCAACCCGAAGTGGCGGGGAACATCCAGACCGCGATGATTGTTTCCGCGGCGCTCATTGAAGGTGTGACATTCTTTGCATTGATTGTGTGTTTGATTGCCCTGTTCTTCACAGGGTGA
- the epsC gene encoding serine O-acetyltransferase EpsC has product MASDFRLKEKLPEITNRLVETYRTHGSTSHLGHCPLPNYEAVIQATEWMKEILFPGYRRRDGLHMGNVVYYVGDLVDKLHDLLTQQIARALRHEANHAAECDPMRLADFEALGQAKTLAFLEQLPELRKILALDVQAAYEGDPACKSLDEVILCYPGFEAVTVYRLAHLLHELEVPLIPRMMTEWAHSRTGIDIHPGAKIGTYFFIDHGTGVVIGETCEIGHHVKLYQGVTLGALSFPTDSEGRLVRGTKRHPTIEDRVVIYANATVLGGRTVVGHDSVIGSSVWLTRSVPPHSTVLLERPNLRIREKCEELRPEDSLANGKAAQDAA; this is encoded by the coding sequence ATGGCTTCAGATTTCCGCCTAAAGGAAAAGTTGCCCGAAATCACTAACCGACTGGTGGAAACGTACCGCACCCATGGTAGCACAAGCCATCTCGGCCATTGTCCGCTCCCCAACTACGAGGCCGTCATTCAAGCCACCGAGTGGATGAAGGAAATCTTGTTCCCCGGTTACCGCCGACGCGACGGCCTCCACATGGGAAATGTGGTCTACTACGTGGGTGACTTGGTGGATAAATTGCACGACCTTTTGACGCAGCAGATTGCTCGCGCTTTGCGTCACGAGGCCAATCACGCCGCCGAGTGCGACCCGATGAGGCTGGCCGACTTTGAGGCCCTGGGACAGGCCAAGACACTGGCCTTTCTTGAGCAACTGCCCGAATTGCGAAAGATCCTGGCGCTGGATGTTCAGGCTGCCTACGAGGGTGATCCCGCGTGTAAGTCCCTCGACGAGGTCATCCTCTGCTATCCCGGTTTTGAGGCGGTCACGGTGTATCGTCTTGCCCATCTCCTCCACGAACTCGAGGTTCCTCTCATCCCACGGATGATGACAGAATGGGCCCACAGCCGCACGGGCATTGATATTCATCCCGGAGCCAAAATCGGCACGTACTTTTTCATTGATCACGGCACGGGCGTGGTCATTGGGGAGACGTGCGAGATCGGCCACCACGTCAAGCTGTATCAGGGCGTCACACTGGGAGCGCTCAGTTTTCCCACAGACTCGGAAGGTCGGCTCGTCCGCGGGACCAAACGTCACCCCACCATCGAGGATCGCGTGGTCATCTACGCGAATGCCACTGTCCTGGGCGGTCGAACTGTCGTGGGGCACGACTCAGTGATTGGTTCCAGCGTCTGGCTGACCCGCTCCGTTCCCCCGCATTCGACGGTCCTGCTCGAGCGCCCCAATCTTCGCATCCGCGAAAAGTGCGAGGAACTCCGGCCGGAGGATAGCCTGGCCAATGGCAAAGCCGCCCAGGACGCCGCTTGA
- the atpH gene encoding ATP synthase F1 subunit delta: MAQDLEARDARFAAEFAGDVTVEKIAAVYTEAFLNAAEKTGQVEELVAELRAVEEEVLKPFPRFAELLGSAIINHEEKLGILNRVFEARVSPLVMNFLRVLNRRDRLDILGPIVRAVQEEWDRRRGLVHLKVITATPLEKDLKERLEGQLRELVGGVPVVQWQVDPGVIGGIVVQVGDKILDASVETQLRKIRQQIIDRSAHEIQSRRDRFCDPAGD, translated from the coding sequence ATGGCACAGGACCTGGAAGCTCGAGATGCCCGTTTTGCCGCCGAATTCGCCGGCGACGTAACGGTGGAGAAAATCGCCGCCGTATACACCGAGGCTTTTCTTAATGCCGCGGAAAAAACCGGTCAGGTCGAGGAGTTGGTGGCGGAACTGCGGGCGGTCGAGGAGGAGGTGCTCAAGCCTTTTCCCCGGTTCGCGGAATTGCTTGGCTCAGCCATCATCAATCACGAGGAAAAGCTGGGGATTCTGAATCGCGTTTTTGAAGCCCGCGTGTCCCCTCTGGTCATGAATTTCCTGCGGGTTCTCAATCGCCGTGATCGGCTGGATATTTTAGGGCCCATCGTTCGGGCGGTCCAGGAAGAATGGGACCGACGCCGAGGTCTGGTCCATTTGAAGGTCATTACCGCGACCCCGCTCGAAAAAGACCTGAAAGAGCGGCTGGAAGGTCAGCTTCGGGAGTTGGTGGGCGGGGTCCCGGTGGTCCAGTGGCAGGTGGACCCGGGGGTTATCGGCGGAATTGTGGTTCAGGTCGGTGACAAGATTCTGGATGCTTCCGTAGAGACGCAGTTGCGGAAGATCAGACAGCAGATAATCGACAGGAGTGCCCATGAGATTCAAAGCCGACGAGATCGCTTCTGTGATCCAGCAGGAGATTGA
- the atpA gene encoding F0F1 ATP synthase subunit alpha, with translation MRFKADEIASVIQQEIERYEAQIDVREVGRVLEVGDGIARVYGLSGVMAGEMVEFPTGVRGLAFNLEENSVGVIILGDYLGIKEGDEVRSTGQLLSVPVGEALLGRVVDPLGNPLDGKGPIVTQERRPVESPAPGVAHRQPVKEPLQTGIKAIDSMTPIGRGQRELIIGDRKTGKTAICIDTIINQKGTGVKCFYVAIGQKESSVAQIIDVLHRFGAMEYTTVVVAGASDPAPLQYVAPYAGCAMAEYFMYKGEHALVIYDDLTRQAQAYRQLSLLMRRPPGREAYPGDIFYCHSRLLERAAKLSDERGGGSLTALPIVETLEGEVSAYIPTNVISITDGQIYLQPDLFFAGQRPAMNVGISVSRVGGKAQIPAMKKVAGGLRLDLAAFRELEAFAQLGTELDPATQARLDRGYRMTELLKQGQYQPMHVTDQVLVIYAGTKGYLDPIPVAEVRTWEKKFLEHIHTNHKAVWQRITDTKDLDAETEEKLVAILDDFNRQYLQKKESAVATAA, from the coding sequence ATGAGATTCAAAGCCGACGAGATCGCTTCTGTGATCCAGCAGGAGATTGAGCGGTACGAAGCGCAAATTGACGTCCGTGAGGTCGGCCGCGTGCTGGAGGTGGGTGACGGTATCGCGCGTGTCTATGGGCTCTCTGGCGTGATGGCCGGCGAAATGGTGGAATTCCCCACCGGGGTTCGTGGATTGGCGTTTAACTTGGAAGAAAACTCGGTAGGGGTGATTATTCTCGGGGACTATCTGGGGATCAAAGAAGGCGACGAGGTTCGCAGCACGGGCCAGTTGCTCAGTGTCCCGGTGGGAGAGGCTTTATTAGGGAGAGTCGTCGACCCGCTGGGGAATCCGCTCGATGGGAAAGGGCCGATTGTGACGCAGGAGCGCCGGCCGGTGGAAAGCCCGGCCCCGGGCGTTGCCCACCGTCAGCCGGTGAAGGAGCCGCTGCAAACCGGTATTAAAGCGATCGACTCCATGACCCCGATTGGACGGGGGCAGCGCGAGCTGATTATTGGCGACCGCAAAACGGGGAAAACCGCCATCTGCATTGACACAATCATCAACCAGAAGGGGACGGGCGTCAAATGTTTTTACGTGGCCATCGGCCAGAAGGAATCGAGCGTTGCCCAGATCATCGATGTGCTCCATCGCTTCGGCGCAATGGAATACACCACTGTAGTGGTGGCGGGGGCCAGTGATCCCGCGCCTCTGCAGTATGTAGCGCCATATGCGGGATGCGCCATGGCGGAGTACTTCATGTACAAAGGGGAGCACGCCCTGGTGATCTACGACGACCTGACGCGACAGGCCCAGGCGTATCGACAGCTCTCCCTTCTCATGCGTCGGCCGCCCGGTCGTGAGGCCTATCCCGGGGATATTTTCTATTGCCACAGCCGTCTTCTGGAAAGGGCTGCCAAATTAAGCGATGAACGCGGAGGTGGTTCACTGACGGCCCTTCCCATCGTGGAAACCCTCGAGGGAGAGGTTTCGGCTTATATTCCGACCAATGTGATTTCCATTACGGACGGACAGATTTATCTCCAGCCGGATTTGTTCTTTGCGGGTCAGAGACCGGCGATGAATGTCGGTATTTCGGTTTCCCGGGTGGGTGGAAAGGCACAGATTCCAGCCATGAAAAAGGTGGCGGGTGGTTTGCGGCTGGACCTGGCGGCCTTCCGCGAGTTGGAAGCTTTCGCGCAACTGGGGACCGAGCTCGATCCCGCAACCCAGGCCCGGCTGGACCGCGGTTATCGTATGACCGAACTGCTGAAGCAGGGGCAGTACCAGCCGATGCATGTGACCGATCAGGTGCTGGTCATTTATGCGGGCACCAAGGGATATCTTGACCCCATTCCGGTCGCTGAGGTGCGGACATGGGAAAAGAAATTTCTGGAACACATCCACACCAACCATAAGGCTGTCTGGCAGCGAATCACGGACACGAAAGACCTGGACGCTGAGACGGAAGAAAAGCTGGTGGCAATCCTGGACGACTTTAACCGTCAGTATCTCCAGAAGAAGGAATCCGCCGTGGCCACGGCGGCCTGA
- the atpG gene encoding ATP synthase F1 subunit gamma, translating into MVKARTLERRRRSVRNIRKITRTMELISTARFKRAMDRALAASAYTRRLTTVLGHLVAAGAEITHSLMQPHNAVKKVVLLVLTSNRGLCGGFNSSILRLAVGRLRYWRDKAESVRLEVSGKRGISGLKYRGIEVHEKYTHFDARPRFEDVNTLAERYAREFLTGQIDQVEVVYTKFESASRQYPVVETLLPLSDFDIGDENGVFHRVEYEFLPSPESVVEEIVPTAYKMRLFKCFLDSAAAEQIARMVAMKTATENADQMLANLSVAYNRARQTQITSEILEVVSGAEALEKQGG; encoded by the coding sequence ATGGTAAAAGCGAGGACACTTGAACGACGTCGCCGCTCCGTCCGCAATATTCGGAAGATCACGCGGACGATGGAGCTGATTTCAACGGCACGGTTCAAGCGGGCCATGGATCGCGCCCTCGCCGCGTCGGCGTACACCCGTCGGCTGACCACGGTGCTGGGGCATCTGGTGGCGGCCGGTGCCGAGATCACGCATTCCCTCATGCAGCCGCATAATGCGGTGAAAAAAGTTGTGCTCCTTGTTCTCACCAGCAATCGGGGGCTGTGTGGGGGGTTCAACTCGTCGATTCTTCGCCTGGCCGTGGGTCGCTTGCGGTACTGGCGCGACAAAGCCGAATCCGTGCGACTGGAAGTTTCCGGAAAAAGAGGAATATCGGGGCTGAAATATCGAGGGATTGAGGTACACGAGAAATACACGCACTTCGATGCCCGACCTCGATTTGAAGACGTCAACACACTGGCCGAGCGCTATGCCCGCGAGTTTCTGACCGGCCAGATTGACCAGGTGGAAGTGGTCTACACCAAGTTCGAGTCCGCCAGTCGGCAGTATCCCGTGGTGGAAACATTATTGCCGCTGAGCGACTTCGATATTGGAGATGAAAACGGGGTATTCCACCGGGTGGAATACGAGTTTTTGCCGTCGCCGGAGAGCGTTGTGGAGGAGATTGTCCCCACTGCGTACAAAATGCGGCTTTTCAAGTGTTTTCTGGATTCGGCAGCAGCAGAACAGATTGCACGTATGGTCGCGATGAAGACGGCCACTGAGAACGCCGACCAGATGCTGGCAAACCTGAGCGTGGCGTACAATCGGGCAAGACAGACCCAGATCACGTCGGAAATCCTCGAGGTGGTCAGCGGAGCAGAGGCCCTGGAAAAACAAGGTGGGTGA
- the atpD gene encoding F0F1 ATP synthase subunit beta: MTSPSVETKPTRVDVVREPNYGRITQVIGSTFDAEFPEHRLPAIYNAVKVEEEVKGIRINLTGEVQQHLGGGRVRCVALGTTDGLVRGMKCLDTGGPVKVPVGKGILGRVFNLLGEPIDDRGPVEAEDWWPIHREAPPVTELSTKVEVFETGIKVIDLLTPFVRGGKAGLFGGAGLGKTVILTELIARIATSHGGYSVFAGVGERTREGNDLWLEMQETKIGSTGRRVIEQTCMVFGQMNEPPGARLRVALSALTMAEYFRDTTGADVLLFIDNIFRFSQAGSEVSALLGRMPSAVGYQPTLATEMGALQERITSTSRGAITSVQAVYVPADDPTDPAPATAFGQLDAFIYLERSIAEKGIYPAVDPLASSSRLLDPQYVGERHYNIARRVQRILQRYRELQDIIAILGVEELSEEDKLIVHRARRIERFLSQPFLVAEAFTGRPGEITPLSETIRSFEELVDGKWDHLPEQAFMYVGSIEQAAEQAERMKFEAKKK; the protein is encoded by the coding sequence ATGACCAGTCCTAGCGTTGAAACAAAGCCAACCCGAGTGGATGTTGTTCGGGAGCCCAACTATGGGCGGATCACGCAGGTGATCGGTTCCACTTTCGATGCGGAGTTTCCCGAACATCGACTGCCGGCTATTTACAACGCGGTGAAAGTCGAGGAGGAAGTCAAGGGAATCCGCATCAATCTGACTGGTGAAGTGCAGCAGCACCTTGGTGGAGGCCGTGTCCGCTGCGTGGCCCTGGGAACCACCGATGGTCTGGTACGGGGAATGAAGTGCCTGGATACCGGGGGACCGGTGAAGGTTCCCGTGGGAAAAGGGATTCTCGGTCGGGTTTTCAACCTACTGGGAGAGCCGATCGATGATCGCGGACCGGTCGAGGCCGAAGATTGGTGGCCCATTCATCGCGAAGCGCCGCCGGTCACCGAGCTGTCCACGAAGGTGGAGGTTTTCGAGACGGGAATCAAGGTGATCGACCTTTTGACCCCGTTCGTTCGGGGTGGGAAGGCGGGATTGTTCGGTGGGGCGGGACTGGGAAAAACCGTGATCCTCACCGAGCTTATCGCCCGAATCGCCACCTCGCACGGTGGTTATTCGGTGTTCGCCGGGGTGGGGGAGCGGACCCGTGAGGGAAATGACCTCTGGCTGGAGATGCAGGAAACGAAAATCGGTTCCACGGGGCGACGCGTCATCGAGCAAACGTGCATGGTGTTCGGCCAGATGAACGAGCCGCCTGGGGCTCGCTTGCGGGTGGCGCTTTCCGCCCTCACCATGGCGGAATATTTCCGCGACACCACCGGAGCGGACGTGCTCCTGTTCATTGACAACATATTCCGTTTCTCTCAGGCAGGAAGCGAGGTTTCCGCGCTACTTGGACGGATGCCGTCCGCGGTGGGTTACCAACCCACGCTGGCCACGGAGATGGGGGCCCTTCAGGAACGGATCACATCCACGTCCCGCGGGGCCATTACCTCGGTGCAGGCGGTATACGTGCCTGCCGACGACCCCACGGACCCTGCCCCGGCCACGGCATTTGGTCAGTTGGATGCGTTTATCTACCTGGAACGCTCGATCGCAGAGAAGGGGATCTATCCCGCTGTGGACCCGCTTGCCTCGTCCAGTCGGCTACTGGATCCCCAGTATGTGGGTGAGCGGCATTACAACATCGCCCGGCGGGTGCAGAGAATCCTCCAGCGTTACCGCGAGTTGCAGGACATCATCGCGATCCTGGGTGTGGAAGAATTGAGTGAAGAGGACAAGCTGATCGTTCACCGAGCACGGCGGATCGAGCGATTCCTGTCTCAGCCGTTCCTGGTAGCCGAGGCCTTCACCGGCAGGCCGGGCGAAATCACGCCGCTCTCCGAAACCATCCGTAGCTTCGAGGAACTGGTGGACGGAAAGTGGGATCATCTGCCTGAGCAGGCGTTCATGTACGTGGGATCCATCGAGCAGGCCGCCGAGCAGGCCGAGCGGATGAAATTTGAAGCCAAGAAGAAATAA
- a CDS encoding bifunctional riboflavin kinase/FAD synthetase — protein sequence MIIYRELDEIQDLKGCVVSVGNFDGVHRGHARLLDVLCQTAQKLGVPSLVVTFHPHPAFLLSPDRAPPPLTWLDRKLTLLSHAGVDRTLVYPTNQQLLEMSPEQFFQEILVTRLKARAIVEGADFRFGKDRAGDISLLKLMCSRQGIDCHVVPPVLFNEEPVSSSRIRQCLLDGKLRDATAMLGRPFRTVGRVVRGAGRGSHLGFPTANLNDVPTLLPREGIYAGIVPLQGRLYPAAISLGGNPTFEECQRKFEVYILDFTGNLYGHLLEVEFIEYLREIRRYESVDALIAQMNDDVSQVRTIFERYVAQAKSDHAA from the coding sequence GTGATCATCTACCGCGAACTGGATGAGATCCAAGACCTGAAAGGCTGCGTGGTAAGCGTCGGCAACTTCGACGGCGTTCACCGAGGGCATGCCCGTCTGCTTGACGTGCTTTGCCAAACAGCTCAGAAACTTGGTGTGCCCTCACTGGTGGTGACGTTTCACCCCCACCCGGCGTTTCTCCTTAGTCCGGATCGCGCACCGCCGCCGCTCACCTGGCTTGATCGGAAACTCACGCTGCTCTCTCATGCCGGCGTTGATCGAACCCTGGTCTATCCCACCAATCAGCAGCTTCTGGAAATGTCGCCAGAACAGTTTTTCCAGGAGATCCTGGTGACACGGTTGAAGGCTCGGGCAATTGTGGAGGGGGCCGATTTCCGTTTTGGCAAGGATCGCGCCGGGGACATCAGCTTGTTAAAGTTGATGTGTTCTCGCCAGGGGATCGATTGCCACGTTGTGCCGCCTGTCCTGTTCAACGAAGAACCGGTGTCCAGTTCGCGGATTCGCCAGTGCCTGCTGGATGGTAAACTCAGGGACGCGACGGCAATGCTGGGCCGTCCTTTCCGCACAGTCGGTAGGGTGGTACGGGGGGCCGGTCGCGGCAGTCACCTGGGATTCCCGACGGCCAACCTCAACGACGTCCCCACCCTCTTGCCCAGGGAGGGTATCTACGCGGGGATCGTTCCGCTCCAGGGACGACTGTATCCTGCGGCAATCAGCCTTGGAGGCAATCCCACTTTCGAAGAGTGCCAACGCAAATTCGAAGTGTATATTCTTGACTTTACGGGTAATCTTTATGGACATCTCCTGGAGGTGGAATTTATTGAGTACCTGAGGGAGATCCGCCGTTACGAATCGGTCGATGCGCTCATTGCGCAGATGAACGACGACGTATCTCAGGTGCGGACAATCTTCGAGCGGTATGTAGCCCAAGCGAAGAGCGATCACGCCGCGTGA